In Candidatus Kaelpia aquatica, the DNA window GAGCATAGCCGGTATAGGTAGAGAACTTTCTTTACGAATAAAAAGCTTTAATATCAAAGCCTTAAAAGAGGAGCTAGAGCTTTGCGTGAGAAAGAATATTACAATTGTATCTATATTGGATAAAGATTACCCAGAAGACTTAAAAAATATACCGGATGCACCTATTGTTCTGTATGTTAAGGGCGTATTGGATAATTTGGGCTTTAATGTCGCAGTAATAGGCTCAAGAAAAGCAAGCCCCTATGGTTTATCAACAGCAAAAAGGTTATCTGGGCAATTAGCTTCTCTAGGCGTGACTGTTATATCAGGGATGGCAAGAGGGATAGATAGTGCTGCCCATAAGGGAGCGTTAGAGGTTGGGGGTCGAACAGTCGCTGCTCTAGGTTCAGGTCTGCTTAATATCTATCCTCCTGAAAATATTGAACTTGCAAAGCAGATATCTAAAAATGGTGCAGTAATATCAGAATTTCCTTTGAGAACTGCTCCTTTGCGTGAGAATTTTCCGCGCAGGAATCGGATTATCTCTGGCTTGAGCAAGGGTGTTATAGTAGTTGAGGCTGCTCTTCGGTCGGGAGCTTTAATTACAGCAGATCTTGCGCTTGATCAGGGTAGAGATATCTTTGCTGTTCCTGGAGAGGTTGATTCACCCACATCTTGTGGGACAAACTATCTTATCAAACAGGGGGCTAAGCTTATTGATTCGGCAGAAGATGTATTAGAAGAGTATAATTAAAGAATAGTCAGCATGTTGATTGAATCTTTAGAAAGAGTTTATGCAGACTAATAGGTTTGAATAGATTATTGCGTAGTTTAAAGATTAAAGGTATTATTAGGGACAACTTAAAAGGATTATATAAGCTAAAATGAAGAAAACGAGTTTAGTTATTGTAGAATCACCTGCAAAAGCAAGGACTATCCAGAAGTATCTGGGTGACAAGTTCCTTGTACGGTCTTGCATGGGCCATGTCAGAGATTTACCTAAAAGCAAGATGGGTATTGATTTAGAAGATGGATTTCAACCTCATTATATAATAATATCTCAAAAGCGAAAGATAGTTAATGGATTGAAAAAAGATGCCAAAGGTAAAGCTAATCTCTATCTTGCTTCTGACCACGATAGAGAAGGAGAGGCTATCAGCTGGCATCTTAAGCATATATTAGCCGAAGGTAAGAATACATACCGGGTTGTATTTCATGAGATTACAAAAGAGGCGATTAAGGCTGCTTTCGATAATCCTCAGAATATAAATTTAAGTAAGGTTGATGCTCAGCAGGCCAGGCGTATATTGGATAGAATCGTAGGCTATAACTTAAGTCCGCTTCTTTGGAAGAAGGTTGGAAAGGGATTAAGCGCAGGAAGGGTTCAATCTGTCACTCTGCGTCTTATTGCTGAACGTGAAAATGAGATTAAGAGCTTTGTTCCTCAGGAATATTGGGAGTTAGAATCCGACTTAAAGAAGTATCACAGTGAAGAGAGCTTAAAAGTCAAACTTGCTAAAGTACATGGCGAGAAGCCCGACTTAAAGAATAAAGATGTTGCAGAGAAGATATTCAATGACCTAAAAGAATCCGATTTTATGGTAGATGCAATAAAAGACAAAGAGAAAAAGCAGAATCCTCCGGCTCCCTTTACGACCAGCACTTTACAGCAGGAGGCATTCAATAAATTAAAATTTTCTGCCAATAAGACTATGTTCCTATCTCAACAGCTCTATGAAGGTATAGATATAGGAGAAGAGGGGCCCGTTGGCTTGATAACCTATATGCGTACCGATTCATTTAATATTGCAGAAAGTTTTATATCTAATATTAGGGAGTATATCCCTCAGAATTTTGGCAATGATTATTTACCCGATATACCTAAAAAGTATAAGAAAAAAGGTCGTTCTCAAGCAGCTCATGAAGCAATAAGGCCGACATCTATCAGCAGGTCTCCGGACGAGGTGTCTAGATGTTTAACACATGATCAGCTGCAGCTATATGATTTAATCTGGAAGAGGACTCTTGCATCTCAGATGAACTCGGCTAAGCATATGGCCCGGTCGATAGATATAAAGGCAGAATATTGTGTATTTAGAGCAAACGGAAGAAAACTTATCTTCGATGGCTATACTGTTTTATATTCAAAAGATGAGATTGACATGCTGCCCGAGCTAGAGGAGGGTGAGAAGCTCAAACTAATAGAGCTTATTCCTTCCCAGCATTTTACAAAACCCCCTCCAAGATATACTGAAGCTTCTTTGGTAAAAATCATGGAGGAGAAAGGTATTGGAAGACCTTCTACCTATGCGCCTACTATTCAAATATTGGCCGTTAGGGATTACATCTACAAGCGCTCTGGTCAGTTGGTTCCTACGGATTTGGGCATGATTGTGATAGAGCTTCTGATAAGCCATTTCCCTAAAATACTCGATGTCGATTTTACAGCACATGTAGAGGAGGATTTAGACAGAATTGAAGAGGGAGAGGTTCAGTGGAATAGTGTAGTGGCTAAATTTTATCAACCATTCTTGGAGCAGCTAAAAGAGGCTCAGGATAAAATGCGCAGCGTGAAAGGTGAAGTTATTCAAACAGATGAAGTTTGTGAAATTTGCAATAAACCTATGGTTGTTAAATGGGGAAGAAACGGACGTTTTCTAGGTTGTTCCGGTTATCCGGAATGTAAAAATTCAAAAGCTATTACAACCGGAGTAAAATGTTCTCAAGAAGGATGCGATGGTGAGCTTGTTAAAAAAAAGAGCGGTAAGGGTAGACTATTTTACGGCTGCAGCAGTTATCCAAATTGCACATTTACCAGCAGCAGGCTGCCGGATAATTCTTGAAACCATTATCTTTTAATGGGTGAAAAAATAAATGATAGAAGAAGAGAAGTTTTTAAAATATCTGAGAATAGAGAGAGAGTTTTCTTATTATACTTTAAAGAGTTACACGGAGGACCTAGGTATATTCAATCAGTTTTTAAACAATAAGAATCCTAAAGAAGTTACATACCTTGATATCAGAAGATTCATAGCATACTTAAGAACAAAAGGGGATGCAAAGAGAACTATTTCACGAAGGCTCTCATGTCTTAGAAGTTTTTTTAAGTTTCTTATTCGGGAAGGCCAGATTAAGAAAAATCCTATGCTTGCAATAAGCGGGCTTAAGCTGGACAAGCCTTTGCCCAAATTCCTCTCTTATCAGGATGTTAGTCATCTCTTAGATAAAATAGAGAGAGGAGATTGTTTTACAATAAGAGATGCGGCAATATTAGAGACGGTCTATTCAACCGGCATAAGGGTAAGCGAATTGGTCAATTTGAATACCGCAGATATTGATTTTATATCTGGAGTCTTGAAGGTTTATGGAAAAGGTAAAAAAGAGCGGCTTCTTCCTGTGGGCGGGAAAGCATTAAAGGTCGTTAAGCTGTATTTGGATAAGAGAGCCCTTTTAGGGCACGGCTCTAAGAGTGCGCTTTTTTTAAATAAGAGAGGAGGAAGAATTACAGAGAGAAGCATTGGAAGAATTATTAAAAAATATGCTTTAAAAGCCGGCATAAATGTAGATATATCGCCCCATACTTTGCGTCATACTTTTGCTACTCATCTTCTAGACAGAGGTGCTGATCTTAGAAGTGTTCAGGAGCTTCTTGGCCATGCCAGCCTATCTACAACTCAAATATACACACATTTAACTTTAGAAGGATTAAAAAGGGTTTATGAAAAAAGTCATCCCCGGGCTTAGCTTTAAACTGGCTTTAGATATCTCATACTTTTTGTTTCTGCCATTCGTTCTGGCAATCTACATCATAAGAGGTAAGTATCATTCTGGATGGCTGGAGCGGGTTTTGTTTGGCCGTTGGAGAAAGATTATCAAAGAACAGGATAGGTTGGTCTGGATACATGCAGTAAGTTTAGGTGAGGCAAGAGAGGCTGTACTTTTATATCGTAAGCTAAAAGAGGAGAGATCTAATTACAAGTACCTTTTAACGACAGTAACAGAAGTTGGCCAGAAGTTTATAAAGCAACATATAGATAGAGAGGATTACAGCACTTATCTTCCCCTTGATTTTTCTTTCTTGATTCGCCGTATTCTCAGTCATCTTAAAATAGAGCTGGTGTTGATATTAGAGACAGAACTTTGGCCTAATTTTATAATAGGTTTAAAAGAGCACGGTATTCCTGTAGGGTTGATTAATGCCAGGATATCTAAGAAATCTTTTCCCCGCTATAAGTTGATCAAGGCTCAGATTAGAAAAGTCCTAAACCAGCTGGATTTTGTGTCTAGCAGCGGCGATATGACAACTTTAAGGCTTGCGTCCCTGGGGTTTAAAAATAGAGAGTATATTTTTGAAGGCAATATTAAATTTGATTTAAACGCACCTTTAGTGAAAAGAGATTCTCGTATAGAAGATTTGAGCCGTATTTTGAAACAGAGCAACAGCAAGCTTTTTATTGCTGGAAGCACGCATGGAGAGGAGAGCATATTTTTATCTCAGTGTTTCTTAAAGCTTAAGGATAGCTACCCGGATTGGAGATTTTTGATAGCCCCCAGACAGTTGAAAGAGCTAGAGATCCTAAAGAGTTTTTTAAGAGGGGAAGGTTGTAAATGGAGTCTTTTCTCTTCCGGTTTTCAAGCTGAGACCGAGCAGGATATATATATAATGGATGAGGTCGGTTACCTACCAGCCCTGTATAATTTGTCTGAAGCTGTATTTGTTGGAGGAAGTCTTCTCTCTTATGGAGGTCATAATATTATTGAGCCAGCTGTTTTTAAAAAACCAATTCTTATAGGTCCTTATTATCATAATTTTAAAGAGATTGTGAACGAGTTTTTAAAAGAAGAGGCGGTATTAGTGGTTAAAAAGGAGGATCTGCTATCCTCTATGGAGAAAATATTTTCTCAGCAGAACTTGAGAGAGATGTATGGCCAAAGAGCCTTTAGAGTTGTAGAGAAAAATAGAGGCGGTTTAAAAAAAGTAATAGATTTTGTTTGTTCAAAATATATATGAAAGCAGCATATGAGAAAAAATATTTAAAAATCATATTTTCTGATAGTAAAAGGTATTTTATATTATTTTTCTTGCTAAGATTTCTCTCTCTTCTCTATGGTGCTGTTATTGCAATATTGAGGCGTAGAAGGAGCAAGCATAGGTATAAGTCTAAAAAGCCTGTTCTATCTATTGGGAATATAACCTGGGGCGGTACTGGTAAGACTCCACTTACAATAGAGCTTGGTAACTATATAAAATCTGCTGGGTTTAAGTTAGGCGTTATTCATCACGGTAGAGCAGCAGGAGATGAAATTACTCTTTTAAAGCAGAGTATCTCTGGTGCTAGAGTTCTCCAGAGCACTTCGAAGTTAGCTGCATTGATGGAATTAGAGAGAGATAGCGAGATAGAGATCATTCTTATAGACGATGGGTATCAAAATTGGAACATTGTAAGAGACTTAAATATACTCTGCCTTAACTTTAAAAACCCTTTTGGTAATGGGTTTTTAATTCCAAGAGGCAGCTTGAGAGAGAGATGTTCTGCAATTAGCAGGGCAGATATTATAATGATTAATAAGGCTAGGGACCAAGAGGATTTTATTTATACCTCAGATATTAAAAGACATAATTCTTATGCACCTTTGATCTTTACAAGATATAATGTTAAAGAGTTGTACGATGTCTTTAACCAGACTCAGCTCTGCATGCAGGATATCTCCGGAATAACAGCCAGTTTTATTACTGCAGTTGCTGACCCTGAGTATGTGAAGGCGGTTCTTATAAATATGAATCTAGATATTAGAGATGGATTTATCTATCCGGATCATCATGTTTTTAAAGAAGAAGATCTGGTTTCAATAAAGGATAGTATTGCAGATGATGTTAAAGCGATATTTATTACAGAGAAAGATTATGTAAAGATTAAAGATAATTTAGAATTTGCCAAAGATGTTTTTAGTGATAAACTTTTAATCCTCTTTAAAATAGGATTGGAGTATCTGGATAATGAAAAAACGCTTTTTAGAAGACTGGATATTTTATTGGATAGCCTTAGCGGTTAAAGGTTTTTTCAGCCTTTTCCCTTACCGCCTAGGAGTTGGATTTGGAGCAGGAGTTATATACCTGCTATCGTTTTTTTATAGCCGCAGGTTTGACGTTGCATATATGAACTTAAAATCTGCTTTTCCGCATAAAGATCCTACTGAGATAAGATGGTTAATCAGGCGCTCAATATTAAATCTTGGGTTATCTTTCATGGAGTTTATCTTATCGATTAAACTAAATAAGGAGAGCTTGAGCAGCTTAATAGATTTTAAAGGTAGGGAGAATTTAGATAGAGAACTTGGCTCCGGCAAGGGTATTATCTTGCTTACGGCACATTATAACAGCTGGGAAATTCTTCCTTTCTTAAGCGCTATTTTAGGGTGCAGCTGCCATGTTATTGCGAGAGAGCAAAAATATGCCAGGCTAAATATGCTTCTTAATAGATACCGTAGCAGGTGGGGCTCCATTGTCGTTGAGAAAGGGTTCAGTCTTAAAGCAATCTTTAAAGCCTTAAGAAGAGCCGAGGCTATAGGAATTTTAGCTGATCAGAGCGCTGGCAAGAAAGGTATTCAGGTCAAGCTGTTAGATAGGTATGCTTCCACGAATCCAGGATTTGTCTCTATTGCAAGGTCTACAGGGTCTGTTGTTATACCTGTTTTTTTAAGAAGGAAGAGCCTCTTTAGGCACGATATGGATATCTATGCCAGTATGGATTTAAATAAACTAGATCAGGAGGTGTTATCTGATTACAACAGAATACTTGAATCCTATATTAAAAAGAATCCAGAACAATGGCTTTGGTTTCATAAAAAGTGGAAGTACTCTTTAAATAAAAAGATACTCGTTCTTTCTGATTCTAAGCCCGGTCATTTTAAGCAATCTCGAATGGTTGCCGGTAGACTGAAGAGATTGCTTCAAGAAAAAAATATTGCAGAGTGGGGCTCAAGCGATACTAGTTTGATAGCTGTATCTGAAGTGGCTGTAAATTGGAGAAATCGTTTTTCAAAGAGCCTATTGCATGTTCTAGGGATGATCTGTTCTTCTAAAATGCAGGGTAGGATTGGTTTTTTAAAATGGTTCCTAGATTCTAAAAGTTATAAAGCCCTCATAAGAGATAAATATGATTATATAGTAAGCGC includes these proteins:
- the dprA gene encoding DNA-processing protein DprA; the encoded protein is MEDKEYLIALNMIEGLGSIRITKLLNGFNRAEDIFQSSENQLQSIAGIGRELSLRIKSFNIKALKEELELCVRKNITIVSILDKDYPEDLKNIPDAPIVLYVKGVLDNLGFNVAVIGSRKASPYGLSTAKRLSGQLASLGVTVISGMARGIDSAAHKGALEVGGRTVAALGSGLLNIYPPENIELAKQISKNGAVISEFPLRTAPLRENFPRRNRIISGLSKGVIVVEAALRSGALITADLALDQGRDIFAVPGEVDSPTSCGTNYLIKQGAKLIDSAEDVLEEYN
- the topA gene encoding type I DNA topoisomerase, encoding MKKTSLVIVESPAKARTIQKYLGDKFLVRSCMGHVRDLPKSKMGIDLEDGFQPHYIIISQKRKIVNGLKKDAKGKANLYLASDHDREGEAISWHLKHILAEGKNTYRVVFHEITKEAIKAAFDNPQNINLSKVDAQQARRILDRIVGYNLSPLLWKKVGKGLSAGRVQSVTLRLIAERENEIKSFVPQEYWELESDLKKYHSEESLKVKLAKVHGEKPDLKNKDVAEKIFNDLKESDFMVDAIKDKEKKQNPPAPFTTSTLQQEAFNKLKFSANKTMFLSQQLYEGIDIGEEGPVGLITYMRTDSFNIAESFISNIREYIPQNFGNDYLPDIPKKYKKKGRSQAAHEAIRPTSISRSPDEVSRCLTHDQLQLYDLIWKRTLASQMNSAKHMARSIDIKAEYCVFRANGRKLIFDGYTVLYSKDEIDMLPELEEGEKLKLIELIPSQHFTKPPPRYTEASLVKIMEEKGIGRPSTYAPTIQILAVRDYIYKRSGQLVPTDLGMIVIELLISHFPKILDVDFTAHVEEDLDRIEEGEVQWNSVVAKFYQPFLEQLKEAQDKMRSVKGEVIQTDEVCEICNKPMVVKWGRNGRFLGCSGYPECKNSKAITTGVKCSQEGCDGELVKKKSGKGRLFYGCSSYPNCTFTSSRLPDNS
- the xerC gene encoding tyrosine recombinase XerC; its protein translation is MIEEEKFLKYLRIEREFSYYTLKSYTEDLGIFNQFLNNKNPKEVTYLDIRRFIAYLRTKGDAKRTISRRLSCLRSFFKFLIREGQIKKNPMLAISGLKLDKPLPKFLSYQDVSHLLDKIERGDCFTIRDAAILETVYSTGIRVSELVNLNTADIDFISGVLKVYGKGKKERLLPVGGKALKVVKLYLDKRALLGHGSKSALFLNKRGGRITERSIGRIIKKYALKAGINVDISPHTLRHTFATHLLDRGADLRSVQELLGHASLSTTQIYTHLTLEGLKRVYEKSHPRA
- a CDS encoding glycosyltransferase N-terminal domain-containing protein, with translation MKKVIPGLSFKLALDISYFLFLPFVLAIYIIRGKYHSGWLERVLFGRWRKIIKEQDRLVWIHAVSLGEAREAVLLYRKLKEERSNYKYLLTTVTEVGQKFIKQHIDREDYSTYLPLDFSFLIRRILSHLKIELVLILETELWPNFIIGLKEHGIPVGLINARISKKSFPRYKLIKAQIRKVLNQLDFVSSSGDMTTLRLASLGFKNREYIFEGNIKFDLNAPLVKRDSRIEDLSRILKQSNSKLFIAGSTHGEESIFLSQCFLKLKDSYPDWRFLIAPRQLKELEILKSFLRGEGCKWSLFSSGFQAETEQDIYIMDEVGYLPALYNLSEAVFVGGSLLSYGGHNIIEPAVFKKPILIGPYYHNFKEIVNEFLKEEAVLVVKKEDLLSSMEKIFSQQNLREMYGQRAFRVVEKNRGGLKKVIDFVCSKYI
- the lpxK gene encoding tetraacyldisaccharide 4'-kinase, with product MKAAYEKKYLKIIFSDSKRYFILFFLLRFLSLLYGAVIAILRRRRSKHRYKSKKPVLSIGNITWGGTGKTPLTIELGNYIKSAGFKLGVIHHGRAAGDEITLLKQSISGARVLQSTSKLAALMELERDSEIEIILIDDGYQNWNIVRDLNILCLNFKNPFGNGFLIPRGSLRERCSAISRADIIMINKARDQEDFIYTSDIKRHNSYAPLIFTRYNVKELYDVFNQTQLCMQDISGITASFITAVADPEYVKAVLINMNLDIRDGFIYPDHHVFKEEDLVSIKDSIADDVKAIFITEKDYVKIKDNLEFAKDVFSDKLLILFKIGLEYLDNEKTLFRRLDILLDSLSG
- a CDS encoding ELM1/GtrOC1 family putative glycosyltransferase yields the protein MKKRFLEDWIFYWIALAVKGFFSLFPYRLGVGFGAGVIYLLSFFYSRRFDVAYMNLKSAFPHKDPTEIRWLIRRSILNLGLSFMEFILSIKLNKESLSSLIDFKGRENLDRELGSGKGIILLTAHYNSWEILPFLSAILGCSCHVIAREQKYARLNMLLNRYRSRWGSIVVEKGFSLKAIFKALRRAEAIGILADQSAGKKGIQVKLLDRYASTNPGFVSIARSTGSVVIPVFLRRKSLFRHDMDIYASMDLNKLDQEVLSDYNRILESYIKKNPEQWLWFHKKWKYSLNKKILVLSDSKPGHFKQSRMVAGRLKRLLQEKNIAEWGSSDTSLIAVSEVAVNWRNRFSKSLLHVLGMICSSKMQGRIGFLKWFLDSKSYKALIRDKYDYIVSAGSSLIALNIFLSIENKAFNIHILNPGIYKNRFKLSLVPEHDKVEGDNVFYYRGALAEKTELEKNDAKQYLEKLNLDPDALKVAVLIGSNSGRLNMFEDVKRLMSRIDYLSKNKSINLLVTTSRRTSKALEVFLKDYLSSKSYLKSLVIANEYNPSGAYNAMLDVSDLAFVSADSISMISESLAFAKKTAVFAGANIKRKNQRLIQRLKKEGYIDFVESQDLESIDLDCYNNEETKSLDNNAKIDSVLEGIL